In the genome of Salinigranum halophilum, the window GATGACGACGAGCGCCGTCCCGGCTTCGGCCTTCGTCTCGAACAGCAGGTCCAGCACCGACTCGGCGGTGTCGGGGTCTAACTGCCCCGTGGGTTCGTCCGCGAGGACGACCGCTGGCCGGTTCGCCAGCGCCCGCGCGATCGCCACTCGCTGTTTCTCCCCACCCGAGAGCGTGGGTGGGTACTGCTGGGTCAGGTCGGCGATACCGAGCGCCTCGAACAACTGGTCCAGCCAGTCGTCGTCGCGGTCGCCCGCGTGTTCTTGGGGGAGGGCGGCGTTCTCTCGCACCGTCAGGTCGGGGATGAGCTGGAAATCCTGGAAGACGAAGCCGATGAGGTCTCGGCGCAAGACGGCTCGCTGTCGTTCCGAGAGGGAACTCGCGTCCTGGCCGTCGATGACGAGCGACCCGCTCGTCGGGACGTCCAACAAGCCCAAAATGTTGAACAGCGTCGTCTTGCCCGCGCCACTCGGCCCCTGGATGAGCATCGTCGCGTCGGCGGGAACCGAGATGGAGACGCCGTCGAGAATCCGCTCGCCCGCTCGTTCGACGACGAGGTCTGTCCCCTGGAGGACCGGGTTAGCCATTGCTGGGT includes:
- a CDS encoding ABC transporter ATP-binding protein produces the protein MANPVLQGTDLVVERAGERILDGVSISVPADATMLIQGPSGAGKTTLFNILGLLDVPTSGSLVIDGQDASSLSERQRAVLRRDLIGFVFQDFQLIPDLTVRENAALPQEHAGDRDDDWLDQLFEALGIADLTQQYPPTLSGGEKQRVAIARALANRPAVVLADEPTGQLDPDTAESVLDLLFETKAEAGTALVVISHDRQLTERFPQSLTLQGGDLFERRPAEHGPEHV